A single Micromonospora luteifusca DNA region contains:
- a CDS encoding GYD domain-containing protein — protein sequence MPTYIALLNWTDQGIRGYKDTAKRAEAFAAATQNVGANLLNIYWTVGPYDLVAVVEAPDDETASAALLQLGGAGNVRTTTLRAFGREEMDRIIAKTAG from the coding sequence ATGCCGACCTATATCGCGTTGCTGAACTGGACCGATCAGGGGATCCGTGGCTACAAGGACACCGCGAAGCGCGCCGAGGCCTTCGCCGCAGCGACCCAGAATGTCGGGGCGAATCTCCTGAACATCTACTGGACCGTCGGTCCGTACGACCTCGTGGCCGTCGTCGAGGCGCCCGACGACGAAACCGCCAGCGCGGCACTCCTGCAGCTCGGCGGGGCGGGCAACGTCCGTACCACGACCCTGCGGGCCTTCGGTCGCGAGGAGATGGATCGCATCATCGCCAAAACGGCTGGCTAA
- a CDS encoding YjbQ family protein: MRSDVITVQTGARPTVRDITAEAQQFVSGEGDGLLHVFVPHATAGLAIIETGSGSDDDLLSALSDLLPATDRWRHRHGSPGHGRDHVLPAFIPPYATVPVLGGRLALGTWQSICLVDTNGDNPTRQVRFSFLAG, from the coding sequence ATGCGCAGTGACGTGATCACCGTCCAGACCGGGGCCCGGCCGACCGTCCGGGACATCACCGCGGAGGCCCAGCAGTTCGTCTCCGGCGAGGGCGACGGCCTGCTGCACGTCTTCGTGCCGCACGCCACCGCCGGCCTGGCGATCATCGAGACCGGGTCGGGTTCCGACGACGACCTGCTCAGCGCGCTGTCCGACCTGCTCCCCGCCACGGACCGCTGGCGGCACCGACACGGCTCGCCCGGCCATGGCCGCGATCACGTTCTGCCGGCGTTCATCCCGCCGTACGCCACGGTGCCGGTGCTCGGCGGGCGGCTGGCGCTCGGCACCTGGCAGTCGATCTGCCTGGTCGACACCAACGGCGACAACCCGACCCGCCAGGTCCGCTTCTCCTTCCTCGCCGGCTGA
- a CDS encoding thiamine pyrophosphate-dependent enzyme — MLSNVTTPQDLDDRFRETLAALPAAERRRDPADPVTDDASLTGVQLLDLFDAQVTSRQLDLAGRWLRSFGEGFYTIGSAGHEGNAAVAAALRPTDPALLHYRSGAFYCLRAAQAAADPDRSGDPEPSGDSARSGDPGRPGASARSGDPERSGSEPSGSESLGSEQSGSEPSGSEQSGSERSGSEPSGNPEPSVGGFAAYADAARDVLRGMVASSQEPIAGGRHKVFGRADLAVVPTTSTIASHLPRAVGMGLAVERLRRLDSVGRRTGAGVRVGSGAGAAHAPWPPDAIVVCSFGDASVNHASATAAFNTAGWYDHAGLRIPVLFVCEDNGLGISVRSPEGWVEATLRAKPGIRYFSADGADPVQAYEVAAEAAAWVRRTRRPAVLHLRTVRLMGHAGADAETAYRSPAELAEDLGGDPVAATARLLVDAGVATGEELLARYDEFGWQVRRLAEEVLGEPKLTSAADVVSALAPRRPVRLARAVADAAARASGPGAGARAEAFGGKPPELAGPMTLAQSINAALADGMLDHPQMAIFGEDVAAKGGVYGVTKGLRDRFGAARVFDTLLDETSVLGLGLGAGLAGMLPVPEIQYLAYLHNAEDQLRGEAATMQFFSRGAFRNPMVVRVAGLAYQEGFGGHFHNDNSVAVLRDVPGLVVAVPARPDDAAPMLRTCLASAAVDGSVCVFLEPIALYHTRDLYAEGDGEWLAGYPEPGGWVAGHVPIGRARVYRVGSAEDLTIITFGNGVRMSLRAAAVLAEEGVGTRVVDLRWLAPLPVADIIRESSATGRVLVVDETRRSGGVGEGVIAALVDAGYVGAARRVAGVDSFVPLGPAARQVLVSAEAITDGARTLLAR; from the coding sequence ATGCTGTCCAACGTGACCACCCCGCAAGATCTCGACGACCGGTTCCGGGAGACGCTGGCGGCGCTGCCCGCCGCGGAGCGGCGGCGTGACCCAGCCGACCCGGTCACCGACGATGCCTCACTGACCGGCGTGCAGTTGCTGGACCTGTTCGACGCGCAGGTGACCAGCCGGCAGCTCGACCTCGCCGGCCGCTGGCTGCGCAGCTTCGGGGAGGGTTTCTACACCATCGGCTCCGCCGGGCACGAGGGCAACGCCGCTGTCGCTGCCGCGCTGCGCCCGACCGATCCGGCGTTGCTGCACTACCGTTCCGGCGCCTTCTACTGCCTCCGCGCCGCGCAGGCAGCCGCCGACCCGGACCGGTCCGGCGATCCGGAGCCGTCCGGAGATTCAGCGCGGTCCGGCGACCCGGGGCGGCCCGGAGCTTCAGCGCGGTCCGGCGATCCGGAGCGGTCCGGGTCCGAGCCGTCCGGGTCCGAGTCGCTTGGGTCCGAGCAGTCCGGGTCCGAGCCGTCTGGGTCCGAGCAGTCTGGGTCTGAGCGGTCCGGGTCTGAGCCGTCCGGCAACCCGGAGCCGTCCGTCGGAGGGTTTGCGGCGTACGCGGACGCGGCCCGGGACGTGTTGCGCGGGATGGTCGCCTCCAGCCAGGAGCCGATCGCCGGCGGTCGGCACAAGGTGTTCGGCCGGGCCGACCTGGCCGTCGTGCCGACCACCTCCACCATCGCCTCGCACCTGCCCCGTGCGGTCGGGATGGGACTGGCCGTGGAGCGGCTGCGGCGGCTGGACAGCGTCGGACGGCGTACCGGTGCCGGGGTGCGGGTCGGCAGCGGGGCGGGCGCCGCCCACGCCCCGTGGCCGCCGGACGCGATCGTGGTGTGCTCCTTCGGCGACGCCTCGGTCAACCACGCCAGCGCCACCGCCGCCTTCAACACCGCTGGCTGGTACGACCACGCCGGGCTGCGTATCCCGGTGCTCTTCGTCTGCGAGGACAACGGGCTGGGCATCAGCGTCCGCTCACCTGAGGGCTGGGTCGAGGCGACCCTGCGGGCCAAACCGGGCATCCGCTACTTCAGCGCGGACGGGGCTGACCCGGTGCAGGCGTACGAGGTGGCGGCCGAGGCTGCGGCCTGGGTGCGCCGGACGCGGCGACCGGCCGTGCTGCACCTGCGCACGGTACGGCTGATGGGACACGCGGGGGCGGACGCGGAAACGGCGTACCGCAGCCCGGCTGAACTGGCCGAGGACCTGGGCGGGGACCCGGTGGCCGCCACCGCGCGGCTGCTCGTCGACGCCGGCGTGGCGACCGGCGAGGAGCTGCTGGCCCGGTACGACGAATTCGGCTGGCAGGTACGCCGGCTGGCCGAGGAGGTGCTGGGCGAGCCGAAGCTGACCTCCGCGGCCGACGTGGTGTCGGCGCTGGCGCCCCGCCGGCCGGTGCGGCTGGCGCGGGCGGTGGCCGACGCCGCGGCGCGGGCCAGCGGGCCCGGCGCTGGCGCCCGGGCGGAGGCGTTCGGCGGTAAGCCGCCGGAGTTGGCCGGCCCGATGACGCTGGCGCAGAGCATCAACGCGGCGCTCGCCGACGGCATGCTCGACCACCCGCAGATGGCGATCTTCGGGGAGGACGTGGCCGCCAAGGGTGGCGTGTACGGGGTGACGAAGGGGCTGCGCGACCGTTTCGGGGCGGCCCGGGTCTTCGACACGCTGCTCGACGAGACGTCGGTGCTCGGGCTGGGCCTCGGCGCCGGGCTGGCCGGGATGCTGCCCGTGCCGGAGATCCAGTACCTGGCGTACCTGCACAACGCTGAGGATCAGCTCCGCGGCGAGGCGGCCACCATGCAGTTCTTCTCGCGCGGGGCGTTCCGCAACCCGATGGTGGTGCGGGTGGCTGGGCTGGCGTACCAGGAGGGGTTCGGCGGGCACTTCCACAACGACAACTCGGTGGCCGTACTCCGGGATGTGCCCGGTCTGGTGGTCGCGGTGCCGGCGCGGCCGGACGACGCCGCGCCCATGCTGCGGACCTGCCTGGCGAGTGCGGCGGTGGATGGCAGTGTGTGCGTGTTCCTGGAGCCGATCGCGCTCTACCACACCCGCGACCTGTACGCGGAGGGTGACGGCGAGTGGTTGGCCGGCTATCCGGAGCCGGGCGGGTGGGTGGCCGGGCACGTGCCGATCGGGCGGGCTCGGGTCTACCGGGTCGGCTCGGCCGAGGACCTGACCATCATCACCTTCGGTAACGGGGTGCGGATGTCGCTGCGGGCCGCGGCGGTGCTCGCCGAGGAGGGAGTGGGCACCCGGGTGGTGGATCTGCGCTGGTTGGCCCCGCTGCCGGTGGCCGACATCATCCGGGAGTCGTCGGCGACCGGCCGGGTGCTGGTCGTGGACGAGACACGCCGCTCGGGCGGGGTCGGCGAAGGTGTGATCGCCGCGCTGGTCGACGCCGGATATGTCGGTGCCGCGCGGCGAGTTGCGGGAGTTGACTCGTTTGTACCATTAGGTCCGGCAGCGCGTCAGGTTCTGGTCTCCGCGGAAGCCATTACCGACGGTGCCCGTACGCTGCTGGCACGGTAA
- a CDS encoding MarR family winged helix-turn-helix transcriptional regulator, producing the protein MAHLTSALRHWQGSAFAELGLTPAAARALHELDPDHPLPARDLAERLGCDRSNVTVLVDKLEQAGLVERRTDPADRRQKTLVVTGEGRDVRDQVTGVMSDSRLLSGLTDRELSTLRDLVWKMSDGSCPEPCGPE; encoded by the coding sequence ATGGCGCACCTGACCAGCGCCCTGCGGCATTGGCAGGGCTCCGCGTTCGCTGAGCTGGGGCTCACCCCGGCGGCGGCCCGCGCGCTGCACGAGTTGGACCCGGACCACCCGCTGCCAGCCCGCGATCTCGCCGAGCGGTTGGGCTGCGACCGATCCAACGTGACGGTGCTGGTCGACAAGCTGGAGCAGGCGGGGCTGGTGGAGCGTCGTACCGACCCGGCGGACCGTCGGCAGAAGACGCTTGTGGTGACCGGGGAGGGCCGCGACGTCCGGGATCAGGTGACCGGGGTGATGTCCGACTCCCGACTCCTGTCCGGGCTGACCGATCGGGAGCTGAGCACCCTTCGTGACCTGGTCTGGAAGATGTCCGACGGCAGCTGTCCGGAGCCCTGTGGGCCGGAATGA
- a CDS encoding pyridoxamine 5'-phosphate oxidase family protein, which translates to MTPALAASAFDSLRLDAVPDQEALRRVYELPSDAAVRKQMTELTEQTRRLVGCPSLVLVASVDAEGNCDISPRGGPAGFVDTATATAPGTGVVDACIIRSGAHLMQIPAIMPGITLTMRSLHGGEGPCRPISRC; encoded by the coding sequence ATGACGCCAGCGCTTGCCGCCAGTGCCTTCGACTCTCTGCGCCTCGACGCCGTGCCCGACCAGGAGGCGCTGCGCCGGGTCTACGAACTCCCCAGCGACGCGGCCGTGCGGAAGCAGATGACCGAACTCACCGAGCAGACCCGGCGGTTGGTCGGCTGCCCGTCGCTGGTCCTGGTCGCCAGCGTGGACGCCGAGGGCAACTGTGACATCTCCCCGCGCGGCGGCCCCGCCGGGTTCGTCGACACGGCCACGGCCACGGCCCCTGGAACGGGGGTAGTTGACGCTTGCATCATCCGTTCTGGTGCGCACTTGATGCAGATTCCGGCCATTATGCCCGGAATTACCCTTACGATGAGGTCTCTTCATGGAGGTGAAGGACCATGCCGACCTATATCGCGTTGCTGA
- a CDS encoding ABC transporter permease, translated as MRSVRPARVPAARKSLPSGPGSLTATQRRLGRDWRLAALFLAPMAVLVGGLVLVPIARSIITSTTERHGQDTVFVGLDNYLALVNDEQFHTGVVNSFVFTAYAEVFKVVLGLAAALLLHHRRRGRAVLAGLLLVPWVVPTVVTAFSWRALLDPIFGSVNTLLTVTGIGPLLASAHLVDSWPAGWLSDPSLAMPSVILVNVWKGVPFFTVCFLAGLKAIPADLYEAATIDGASSWQRFANVTLPGLRHVITVTVTLSSIWTFNNFDLVWLLTQGGPGDVTAPYVLVAYSKAILQLQYGAGAAVTLVMLPIIGGLVFVLVRLLRQDTNSKLPRRRRTARWIGARRWAATARKAPPWVVAALVTGLLAWASPQIFWKAAVVLGVILLVAAAVGRVVSTLQSRGGRRASSVVSGLGSWVALAGLLFFVLGPLYWIAVTAFKSEGQVVMRTDDLWPTPWTLEQFGALFDNQPFGRWYLNTLLVSAASTTVALVCAALAGYALARLRFRGAQGFTVTVLLTYVMPGALLFIPLYQMLIGTRLTDSLWSLVVTYPTFTLPFATWLLVGYFSSIPVELEEAALVDGCTRVQAFGRVVLPLAKPGLLAVALFTLTNAWNEFLFAFVFITKDEYKTLPVGMQSMIAGDVVPQGQLAAASLLVSIPVVIMYALGQRFLTEGLTAGAVKG; from the coding sequence GTGAGGTCGGTCCGTCCTGCGCGGGTCCCGGCGGCGAGGAAGTCCCTGCCGTCGGGACCCGGCTCTCTCACGGCGACCCAGCGGCGGCTGGGTCGTGACTGGCGGCTGGCAGCACTGTTCCTGGCGCCGATGGCCGTGCTGGTCGGCGGGCTCGTCCTCGTGCCGATCGCTCGGTCGATCATCACCAGCACCACCGAACGGCACGGGCAGGACACCGTGTTCGTCGGCCTGGACAACTACCTCGCGCTCGTCAACGACGAGCAGTTCCACACGGGCGTGGTGAACTCGTTCGTCTTCACCGCGTACGCCGAGGTTTTCAAGGTCGTGCTGGGGTTGGCCGCGGCCCTGCTGCTGCACCACCGACGCCGCGGGCGGGCGGTGCTGGCCGGGCTGCTCCTGGTGCCGTGGGTGGTGCCGACGGTGGTCACGGCGTTCAGCTGGCGCGCGCTGCTCGACCCGATCTTCGGCAGCGTCAACACGCTGCTCACCGTTACCGGGATCGGGCCGCTGCTGGCGAGCGCGCACCTGGTCGACAGCTGGCCTGCGGGTTGGCTGTCCGACCCGTCGCTGGCCATGCCGTCGGTGATCCTCGTCAACGTCTGGAAGGGCGTGCCGTTCTTCACCGTGTGTTTCCTCGCGGGGTTGAAGGCCATCCCGGCGGACCTGTACGAGGCGGCGACCATCGACGGCGCCTCGTCGTGGCAGCGGTTCGCCAACGTGACGCTGCCCGGACTGCGCCACGTGATCACCGTGACGGTGACCCTGTCGTCGATCTGGACGTTCAACAACTTCGACCTGGTCTGGTTGCTGACGCAGGGCGGCCCGGGCGACGTGACCGCGCCGTACGTGCTCGTCGCCTACTCGAAGGCCATCCTGCAGCTCCAGTACGGCGCCGGCGCGGCGGTCACGCTCGTCATGCTGCCGATCATCGGCGGGCTGGTGTTCGTGCTGGTCCGGTTGCTGCGCCAGGACACCAACAGCAAACTGCCCCGGCGACGCCGGACAGCGCGGTGGATCGGGGCACGGCGGTGGGCCGCGACGGCCCGCAAGGCGCCGCCGTGGGTCGTCGCCGCGCTGGTCACCGGCCTGCTGGCCTGGGCATCGCCGCAGATCTTCTGGAAGGCGGCGGTGGTCCTCGGTGTGATTCTGCTGGTCGCGGCGGCGGTCGGCCGGGTGGTCTCGACCCTCCAGTCCCGAGGCGGTCGACGGGCGTCGTCAGTGGTGTCGGGCCTGGGGTCCTGGGTCGCGCTGGCCGGGTTGCTCTTCTTCGTGCTGGGCCCGCTGTACTGGATCGCCGTCACCGCCTTCAAATCCGAGGGCCAGGTCGTCATGCGCACCGACGACCTGTGGCCAACGCCGTGGACTCTGGAGCAGTTCGGCGCTCTCTTCGACAACCAGCCGTTCGGTCGCTGGTACCTCAACACACTGCTGGTGTCCGCGGCGTCCACGACGGTGGCACTGGTCTGCGCCGCCCTGGCGGGTTACGCGCTGGCGCGGCTGCGGTTCCGCGGGGCGCAGGGCTTCACCGTCACCGTGCTGCTCACCTACGTGATGCCGGGCGCGCTGCTGTTCATCCCGCTGTACCAGATGCTCATCGGCACACGGCTCACCGACTCGTTGTGGTCCCTGGTGGTGACGTACCCGACCTTCACGCTTCCGTTCGCCACCTGGCTGCTGGTGGGGTACTTCTCGTCGATCCCCGTCGAGTTGGAGGAGGCCGCGCTGGTCGACGGCTGCACCCGCGTCCAGGCGTTCGGCCGGGTGGTGCTGCCCCTTGCCAAGCCAGGGCTGCTGGCGGTCGCGCTCTTCACCCTGACCAATGCCTGGAACGAATTCCTCTTCGCCTTCGTGTTCATCACGAAGGACGAGTACAAGACTCTCCCCGTCGGGATGCAGTCGATGATCGCCGGAGACGTCGTGCCGCAAGGACAACTCGCCGCGGCGTCGCTGCTCGTCAGCATCCCCGTGGTGATCATGTACGCCCTCGGGCAGCGCTTCCTGACCGAAGGCCTCACCGCAGGCGCGGTTAAGGGCTGA
- a CDS encoding IclR family transcriptional regulator, producing the protein MPRVVPAVIRALDILELFLDRPQLSARQVMELLDLPRTTVHELLVTLEARSYLISVPGQPVQYRLGMPLFQLGAAFAGRLDLVREAQCVVRDVAAGCHEAVHVAVLDGADVIFLVKFDSTHPVRMVSAVGRRLPAHCTAVGKILLSSLDQADLDTVLAKGPLPGMTPDSITDPEHLRAHLERVRAESVAVDIGESDSAMRCVAAAVRDHSGATIAAMSLSAPIIRWTPQAQVEWTGLVREGAATLSARMGYRAQPR; encoded by the coding sequence ATGCCCCGTGTGGTGCCAGCGGTCATTCGCGCACTCGACATCCTCGAACTGTTCCTGGACCGCCCTCAACTGTCCGCCCGCCAGGTGATGGAGCTGCTCGACCTACCCCGCACCACCGTCCACGAACTTCTCGTCACACTTGAGGCTCGCTCGTACCTGATCTCGGTTCCGGGCCAGCCGGTGCAGTATCGGCTCGGCATGCCGCTGTTCCAACTCGGTGCGGCGTTCGCCGGCCGACTTGACCTGGTCCGCGAGGCGCAGTGCGTCGTACGGGACGTGGCCGCCGGGTGTCACGAGGCGGTCCACGTGGCCGTGCTCGACGGCGCCGATGTCATCTTCCTCGTCAAGTTCGACAGCACGCACCCGGTTCGGATGGTTTCCGCGGTCGGGCGGCGGCTGCCAGCCCACTGCACGGCGGTCGGCAAGATCCTGCTGTCGAGCCTCGATCAGGCGGACCTGGACACCGTCCTGGCGAAGGGCCCCCTGCCGGGCATGACGCCGGACAGCATCACCGATCCGGAGCACCTACGCGCGCATCTCGAACGTGTCCGGGCGGAGAGCGTCGCGGTCGACATCGGCGAGTCCGACAGTGCCATGCGCTGTGTCGCCGCGGCGGTCCGCGACCATTCCGGCGCGACCATCGCCGCGATGAGCCTGTCCGCGCCGATCATTCGCTGGACCCCTCAGGCGCAGGTGGAGTGGACCGGGCTCGTTCGGGAGGGCGCGGCCACGCTGTCTGCCCGCATGGGCTACCGGGCTCAGCCTCGATAG
- a CDS encoding peroxiredoxin codes for MPIEVGAEAPDFVLKDQNNQEVRLSDFRGKRTVLLVFYPLAFTGTCQGELCEVRDNLGEYVNDDVQVLTVSVDSVYSHKIWADREGYQFPMLADFWPHGAVAQAYGVFNDVAGFANRGTFVIDRTGVVRFAEMNGPGEARDQQGWRKAIAEATN; via the coding sequence ATGCCCATCGAGGTTGGTGCAGAAGCACCCGACTTCGTACTGAAGGACCAGAACAACCAGGAGGTCCGGCTCTCGGATTTCCGGGGCAAGCGCACCGTGCTGCTGGTCTTCTACCCGCTCGCCTTCACCGGCACCTGCCAGGGCGAGCTGTGCGAGGTGCGGGACAACCTCGGCGAGTACGTGAACGACGACGTCCAGGTGTTGACGGTCAGCGTCGACTCGGTCTACAGCCACAAGATCTGGGCCGACCGTGAGGGCTACCAGTTCCCCATGCTGGCCGACTTCTGGCCACACGGTGCCGTCGCCCAGGCGTACGGGGTCTTCAACGACGTCGCCGGCTTCGCCAACCGGGGCACCTTCGTCATCGACAGGACCGGCGTGGTCCGCTTCGCCGAGATGAACGGCCCAGGCGAGGCCCGGGACCAGCAGGGCTGGCGCAAGGCCATCGCCGAAGCGACCAACTGA
- a CDS encoding extracellular solute-binding protein: MSMENNPVWSRRGFLGMGVGVLGAAGLAACGGNSESPTRVQAEVPQELVDAAAAMKGSAMGMLSQKLYSTAANEALDSSIKKFADTTGTKIENSLVQADAGDVVAKIDAEVKGGVARDLAFMTDSRFVAQFQALGDLEDVTDVVTALTARYGEPCAEAKNFCVFDGRWFAIPYHFIGIGSFLRKDWMQDKGISPKDIYSWEELRDLCLEISDPTKRRFGWGMTVNRSGDGNGMIEALINAYGGSIAANDGRKVTFDSPETVQAVTFLGDIYTNPKYKPMLPPGIASWTDTSNNENWLAGILGYTRNQFSVYADSRTKKNPVHANTHVFSDCIGPATDNPLLLGQSQGFVVFKGAKNPALAKLLAQYLVSAPALLGVAKEAPGLVMPAWEKVWDADPFFTSGDPAFPMLRKITELKLPLNTKNGLAFPQKASAGQQAVGSAYVLTDMMQQVVQGTAPAQAVTAAHAKMVQIFNQQGLRQ, translated from the coding sequence ATGTCCATGGAGAACAACCCGGTGTGGTCCCGGCGCGGCTTTCTGGGGATGGGGGTGGGGGTGCTCGGCGCGGCTGGTCTGGCCGCGTGTGGGGGCAACTCCGAATCTCCCACCAGGGTGCAGGCGGAAGTTCCGCAGGAGCTGGTCGACGCCGCGGCGGCGATGAAGGGCTCCGCGATGGGGATGCTGTCGCAGAAGCTCTACTCGACGGCGGCGAACGAAGCCCTCGACAGCTCGATCAAGAAGTTCGCCGACACGACCGGCACGAAGATCGAGAACAGTCTGGTCCAGGCGGACGCCGGTGACGTGGTCGCCAAGATCGACGCGGAGGTCAAGGGCGGGGTGGCCCGTGACCTGGCGTTCATGACCGACTCACGGTTCGTCGCGCAGTTCCAGGCGCTGGGTGACCTGGAGGACGTGACGGACGTCGTCACGGCGCTGACGGCCAGGTACGGCGAACCCTGCGCCGAGGCCAAGAACTTCTGCGTCTTCGACGGCAGGTGGTTCGCGATCCCGTACCACTTCATCGGGATCGGGTCGTTCCTGCGCAAGGACTGGATGCAGGACAAGGGCATCTCCCCCAAGGACATCTACAGCTGGGAGGAGCTGCGGGACCTGTGCCTGGAGATCTCCGATCCGACCAAGCGCCGGTTCGGCTGGGGCATGACGGTGAACCGGTCCGGTGACGGCAACGGAATGATCGAGGCGCTGATCAACGCCTACGGCGGGTCGATCGCCGCCAACGACGGCCGGAAGGTCACCTTCGACTCACCGGAAACGGTGCAGGCGGTGACCTTCCTCGGCGACATCTACACCAACCCCAAGTACAAGCCGATGTTGCCGCCGGGGATCGCCAGCTGGACCGACACCAGCAACAACGAGAACTGGCTCGCCGGGATCCTCGGCTACACCCGCAACCAGTTCAGCGTCTACGCGGACTCCAGGACCAAGAAGAACCCGGTGCACGCGAACACCCACGTGTTCTCCGACTGCATCGGTCCGGCGACCGACAATCCCCTGCTGCTCGGCCAGTCGCAGGGCTTCGTCGTCTTCAAGGGCGCCAAGAACCCCGCGCTCGCCAAGCTCCTCGCCCAGTACCTGGTCAGCGCGCCCGCGCTGCTCGGGGTGGCGAAGGAAGCGCCCGGCCTGGTGATGCCCGCCTGGGAGAAGGTCTGGGACGCCGACCCGTTCTTCACCAGCGGCGACCCGGCGTTCCCCATGCTGCGCAAGATCACTGAGTTGAAGCTGCCGCTGAACACGAAGAACGGCCTGGCATTCCCGCAGAAGGCCAGCGCGGGCCAGCAGGCGGTGGGGTCGGCCTACGTCCTCACCGACATGATGCAGCAGGTCGTGCAGGGCACGGCGCCGGCGCAGGCCGTGACGGCCGCCCACGCGAAGATGGTGCAGATCTTCAACCAGCAGGGGCTGCGGCAGTGA
- a CDS encoding DUF3052 domain-containing protein yields the protein MSATAGQAADGVRSLADRFGIEPGMVVMEMGYDDDVDQDLRDALTDCCGDLVDEDTDEVVDAVLVWYREGDGDLFELLVDALGPLADNGVVWLLTPKAGRDGHVEPSEVAESAPTAGLQQTSTVNAGRDWSGARLVLRRGAKAKK from the coding sequence GTGAGCGCGACCGCTGGTCAGGCCGCCGACGGGGTACGCAGCCTGGCGGACCGGTTCGGAATCGAACCGGGGATGGTCGTCATGGAGATGGGGTACGACGACGACGTCGACCAGGATCTCCGGGACGCCCTGACCGACTGCTGTGGAGATCTGGTCGACGAGGACACCGACGAGGTCGTCGACGCGGTATTGGTTTGGTACCGCGAGGGCGACGGTGACCTGTTCGAGCTTCTCGTCGACGCCCTCGGCCCGCTGGCCGACAACGGGGTCGTGTGGCTCCTCACCCCGAAGGCGGGGCGTGACGGGCACGTCGAGCCGAGCGAGGTCGCGGAGTCCGCGCCCACCGCCGGCCTTCAGCAGACCTCGACCGTCAACGCCGGCCGGGACTGGAGCGGCGCACGGCTGGTGCTGCGCCGAGGGGCCAAGGCCAAGAAGTAG